The stretch of DNA AAATCCCAACCATTCAGCAGATTATCCCAGCGGATGTCAGCGCGTTTGATACGGGTGAGGATGACGGTGCGTTCTACGACTACGAACCTGATGAAGCCGCGATTTTGGCTGACTTGCTGCCTCGTGGTGTGGCCACAGCGATTTTCAGTGCTCTGCTGGAAAACGGTGCATCCGAGCAAGGCGCACGGATGTCTGCGATGGACAACGCCACCCGCAACGCTGGTGAGATGATCGACAAACTGACAATTCAGTATAACCGCTCACGTCAGGCTGTGATCACCAACGAGCTTATTGAAATTATTTCGGGCGCTGAAGCGCTCTAAACGACCGGAGACGAAACATGGCAAATGCAAAAGGCACAGTCACGCAGGTGATCGGCGCCGTGGTGGACGTTCAGTTCAGCGGCGACCTGCCCGAGATTCTGAACGCTTTGACCACCGACAACAACGGTAAGAAACTGGTTCTGGAAGTTGCGCAACACCTTGGTGAAGGCACTGTCCGGACCATCGCGATGGACGCGACCGAAGGTCTGGTTCGCGGTCAGGCCGTGGCCGACACTGGCGCACCGATTGCTGTTCCAGTCGGAACGGCGACCTTGGGCCGCATCATGAACGTTATCGGCGAGCCGGTTGACGAACAGGGTGAAGTTGCGGCAACAGAAACGCGCGCCATCCACGGCGATGCACCGACGTTTGCTGAGCAGTCGACAGCAACTGAGATCCTGACAACAGGTATCAAAGTTATCGACCTTCTGGCACCTTACACCAAAGGTGGTAAAATTGGTCTGTTCGGTGGTGCCGGTGTTGGCAAAACCGTTCTGATCATGGAACTGATCAACAACATCGCGAAGGTGCACTCTGGTGTGTCCGTGTTCGCGGGTGTTGGTGAGCGGACCCGTGAAGGTAACGACCTGTATCACGAGATGATCGAATCCGGCGTTATCGTTCCTGACAACCTGTCAGAATCGAAAATTTCGCTGGTTTACGGCCAGATGAACGAGCCTCCAGGTGCGCGTATGCGTGTTGCCCTGTCAGGTCTGACACTGGCGGAACAGTTCCGTGATCAATCTGGTTCCGACGTTCTGTTCTTCGTTGATAACATCTTCCGCTTTACACAAGCCGGTTCCGAAGTTTCGGCCCTGTTGGGTCGTATTCCTTCGGCTGTGGGTTACCAGCCAACACTGGCGACCGACATGGGCGCGATGCAGGAACGGATTTCATCGACCAAAAACGGTTCGATTACATCTGTTCAGGCCGTATATGTTCCTGCGGATGACTTGACTGACCCTGCTCCTGCGACATCGTTTGCGCACCTTGATGCGACAACCGTTCTGGACCGTGCGATTTCAGAAAAGGGTATTTACCCTGCTGTGGATCCACTTGGCTCGACCTCGCGTCTTCTAGACCCGCTGGTCATCGGTGAAGAGCACTACAAAGTAGCAACCGACGTTCAGCAGATTCTGCAGCGTTATAAGTCGCTTCAAGACATCATCGCCATTCTTGGCATGGACGAACTGTCAGAAGAAGACAAACTGGCCGTGGCCCGTGCGCGTAAGATCGAACGCTTCTTGTCGCAGCCGTTTGACGTTGCGAAAGTGTTCACCGGCTCGGACGGTGTTCAGGTTCCATTGGAAGACACGATCAGCTCGTTCAAGGCGGTTGTTGCTGGTGAATACGATCACTTGCCAGAAGGCGCCTTCTACATGGTTGGCGGCATTGACGATGTGATCGCGAAAGCCGAAAAAATGGCAGCGGAAGCCGCCTAATACTGCG from Roseovarius sp. EL26 encodes:
- the atpD gene encoding F0F1 ATP synthase subunit beta translates to MANAKGTVTQVIGAVVDVQFSGDLPEILNALTTDNNGKKLVLEVAQHLGEGTVRTIAMDATEGLVRGQAVADTGAPIAVPVGTATLGRIMNVIGEPVDEQGEVAATETRAIHGDAPTFAEQSTATEILTTGIKVIDLLAPYTKGGKIGLFGGAGVGKTVLIMELINNIAKVHSGVSVFAGVGERTREGNDLYHEMIESGVIVPDNLSESKISLVYGQMNEPPGARMRVALSGLTLAEQFRDQSGSDVLFFVDNIFRFTQAGSEVSALLGRIPSAVGYQPTLATDMGAMQERISSTKNGSITSVQAVYVPADDLTDPAPATSFAHLDATTVLDRAISEKGIYPAVDPLGSTSRLLDPLVIGEEHYKVATDVQQILQRYKSLQDIIAILGMDELSEEDKLAVARARKIERFLSQPFDVAKVFTGSDGVQVPLEDTISSFKAVVAGEYDHLPEGAFYMVGGIDDVIAKAEKMAAEAA